The genomic region gacttgctttgaAATAGAATGATAKatctataactcacatttctgtgaatttggtcgggtcgcccaaaaagttacatattgccactttaagacactatgttggtgtttcctttWTTTTTGAAGTTACTTGTACATTACAGATAGCGACGTTAACGTAGCTAGCTACTTACCATGATTCAGCCTGCCTGTAAAATAAAACCTGCGAAAAAAATAATTCCAATAATATTAATGAAGTTCCATAATGCAAAGCTCAAAACAATAAGTACTGCTGTCAAATGCGGGCATGGCAAATCATGACTACTGTTTATTAGACAGGGGCTGGTAAGTTAAGCGAACTTATTTTGATTAAAGTATAGTAGCTAGCCCATTAGAAAGTTAACATATAGCTACAGTAGTAGCTCAATTAGCTAGAGTAGCGAAGTACATTACGTTAGTTCATGTATACAAGGCAATTGTTAAACAGAAatatgcttgctagctagcatgctaacccttagctagctatcttcacAATGACTGGAGAGGCTAGCTGACTTTTGGCGCCGTTTTAACAAGAAATCACGTTGTAGCAATTTATGAGATTTTTATAATAACATGTGGCTAAACAGACAGGAATATAAAACAGCTATTACCTTAGCTAGCCTGATAGTAGTTTGTTGCTGACACACCGCTGTGAAGCAAGCAAGAATAACTAAGAACTTCCGGGTCCCGTATTTTGTGAGTCCTTCAGAAATAAAGTTCTGTCCTGTATACTTTGTAAATTAATAATTACGGTGAAAATGTGCACAATTATCAATAATTTTATACTAGTTATCATACAAAGAAAAATTTAAAGTTTTCTATAAGATatgtaatttatttatattttcaagcCTAAATAgttaacaatgttttttttgtgtgtactcCTATCATTTATTGCATACAAAATCCGTACAAATTATCTGTACTCTGTCTCGCAGTAATAGGGTGTCCATTCTATTCAGGAGCACTTTAGTTTCCAAATCCACAGAGTGTACACCCAGAAGAGCGCCACTGCTCATTTTGCGGGCCCTATAGAGTGGCCCATCAACTTAAAACcaataatttatttatattgtaCATACATATTGCACAAATAAACAATTTTCTGTAGGTTGTGTCACagtggaatgggggggggggggtccattctactcaggaaaCTTCTAGTTTCCTCTCGGTTGTAAACCAGTGGAGGCtattcagaggaggaagggaaggaccatcctcctcaatgaatttcaaaaaaataaaaattgtttaaattaaatgtatcatttttagaaagaactatactaaatatattcacgtcaccaaataatctatgaaacacactgttttgcaatgaaggtctacagtagcctcagcagctcTCTGCAGGGATAGCCCATGGTGTAgctagaggacagctagcttctgtcctcctctgggtacattgacttcatacaaaaaccttggaggctcatggttctcaccctcttccatagacttacacagtaattatgacaacttctgaacaatgtcctccaacctatcagatctcttgcagcatgaactgacatgttgtccacccaatcaaacggatcagagaatgaatctagtagtGAAAGCATaaaatacagctagctagcactgcagtgcataaatatGTTGTGAGTAGTTATTAGTAAACTACTGTTTTTGGTTTGGCGTCACATAAGGCCACTCTTTATGTGTTATTTGCCGAATCTCAGTTTTCCATGTGGGTTTTATGATGTAATGTCAACTTTATACATTTATATCCCGGGAACATTCAATTTCCAACTCACCCACAGCAATTCTCCATAAATCTGTTGTGGATTATCCAGAATCCCATACCTTTATCACTCAGTGTATTATACAATGTAAACACAGTAATCTACCAGGTGGCATAATACCCATTTTATGCAGGAATGTAACAATTTAATTACACCATTACagaggcaagagtgtgcaaggcgttaTTGAATGtggcactgtctgtcaccttgattactctaatTTCTCTCGACACTttaatttgtaggctaggttgaagcaacctcatgatgggtatagggagaatttgagtatcatgtagtagcctaaacctatcgatgttacattgagctgtgtAAATggtatatgaatgacagtcatccaatatgctgtaatagaaataaggccatgctcataaaaaaaataagttttcCCTCATCTTAAAGGAAAACTGTGTTGATTTGGAAAKTAAAAGTGAGTAGAATGGACCTCCTTTTTACTGCGACACAACGTACAGATAATTYTGTACGGTGCAATATGTATTGCCAGTATGAAAAAACGATTGGTTTCAAACTGATTGACAACTTTAAGCGCTGATTAGCAGCGACGCTCCCTCCTCTCGTGTAATGCCGCGTTCACAACAACGGGGAACTCTGATAAATACGAGGGCAAATCAAGTCCCATTTATTTTGAacccactgaagtcggaagtcggagatttcacttttgtatattatctacttcacttgctttggaaatgttaacATGTGCCAAagaagccccttgaattgatttccgagttcccaagttgttttgaacgcggcacaAACTGTGGATTTGGAAATTAAAAGTgttcctgagtagaatggacacCCTTTTACTGCGACACAAAGCACATGAAATTGTGTACTACTGTGCAGTATGTTCAATATGAAAAACTTACTGAATATTATGCAATACAAATGGACTAATTAACAATGGGATTTAAACGTGTTTTCTAAAGTTGATTATTGTAATTATacgaaatatatatattgttattactattattattaatagtagaataaatcatgttttgttatttgtattacGTTTGTTACCATGATAACTAtctaataatgttttttttttatgctgtTAACTATAATGTCAATTCTAAACATTTATTTGTGCTATGAAGGCGATTAACTTTATTACATTTTTCATATTGTTAAACAAAATTCTAACTCTGCTAACATTTCCTCATAAAATGTACGAATATTTGTTATTATATTTCATTGCAAGGACTATTCATTTTGAGAAAAATCGAACCGATACGCCTTATTCTTGCTAGGTATTGCTTATTACATTGTTGGCTGAATGGAGTCTGAACACGGGGCAAATAGAGGTTTAGAAAATACTATCATACATTGGCAATGAACCGTTCTAAGAAATAACCTTATAGCGCCACCTCTTATCGTCAAGGTGTGTCTCTTGTGGTTAGGCGCAAGTACAGTGGGAGGAGAAAGTTCAATTATTACAAAACCCACCCTCGCTGCTGAgcaagaaaaaaacaagaaaaaacgcCCAACTGCTGGAAACCACACCAAGTTCTTTCCAGTTAAGACTCTCGCGTGCCTCTTCCTCTGAGTTTAGTTCTCCAACATACCATCAAATTCAACGCGGACAGATATCTCCTATAATTCCCGTATCGGCTTCCCCTCACCTGCTGATATAGACATTGCTATTCCGACTACTTAGTAATAAATTTTGATATACATTTGTCCAACGGAGGTAAGTTGTAGAAGTTGCCTGTTTCAAATACTGCAAGTAACTGTTCAGCACTAGCTCGCTAGCCGAAGAACCATCAACCAACCAATAAGCCTGGCTTAGCTAGCGGCATATAGCTAGTGCATGAGTGCATTATATTGGCCAGGCTAGCTCCCACGCCACAATTCTGGACTAACGTCTGAACTACTGTTTAACATGCCACTAAATAGTTCAAGCCTGTGCATTGGTTAGTTAGGCTACTATCAAGCGTTATTTCACGGATGTGCGTGATTGACAATAGGCTCTTTGGTTTAGGGAACATTGTGTCCTGTGATGCAACTAGCAGTAGCTTGTCATGTTAGCGCATAACTACTTCAGCTAGAGAGCACATTGAAGTTCCCCATCAATGCGCGAtctgtttttaccttgtcaggcaTTTGATAACATGGTCATGACTGCTACGAAGCAGTACAGTGTGTGTATGATCTTTGATCCTTCCTAACACAAACCCAGTCAGATGTGTGTATGATCTTTGATCCTTCCTAACACAAACCCAGTCAGTTTAGACATCGCTCATTTCCCAAGGAGACTTGGGWGATAATGAgtgacacaccacacaacacaggccTTGTTTTCTGATGTAGTAGTTTGTGAATCATTGTCATGACACTGGTACAACCTTCAGACCTAATGCCATCTTTAATTCATTCAACGTTGATGCATTCCAACGTTGTGCTACCTCTTGGAGGAAACCGTTGACAGTGTTGTGTGGTCTGTATTTCCCCAGGTAGAGGCTAGTCTGATGAGGGGGCTCTCCAGAAAGGCAGGATGCAACAGAACAGGAACATCCAGATCATTGAATGGGAggacctggacaagaggaagtTCTACTCCTTCGGGGTATTCATGACCATGACCATCCGGGCCACCGTCTACCCGGCCACCCTCATCCGCACCAGGCTGCAAGTGCAGAAGGGKAAGTCGCTCTACAACGGGACCTTTGATGCCTTCTTCAAGATCCTGCGGGCCGAGGGCGTGCGGGGCCTCTACCGCGGCTTCATGGTCAACACCTTCACTCTCATATCGGGCCAGGCTTACATCACCACCTACGAGCTGGTGAGGAAATACGTCTCCAACTATTCCAAGGACAATACCGTCAAGTCTCTGGTGGCTGGTGGCGCGGCYTCCCTGGTCGCACAAACCATCACTGTCCCCATAGACGTGATTTCCCAGCAGCTGATGATGCAGGGCCAAGGGAAGCACCTGACTCGCTTCCGGGTCAAGCTCAAAACGGAGGCCGACGGGAAGACCAAAATGGCATTTGGCCAAACCAGGAACATGATTGCTCAGATCTTTGCGGCCGACGGTTTCCGAGGCTTCTACAGGGGATATGTGGCCTCCCTTCTAACATACATCCCAAATAGCGCGGTCTGGTGGCCTTTTTATCATTTTTACGCAGGTAAAAaggagtgtttgtttacaaggaTATTTATCCAAGGATCGAGTTCCCGGACACAGGTTAAGCCTGGTCCTGGACAAAGCGCTTCATTGAGCTTTGAGTCCTGGATTAGGTTTAATCCGGGAAACCGTCCCTTaatgttattattactattttcttcaAGAAGAGTCGGAGATTAATAATGTCWTATATCTTTATAGTCTATATAGTCAACATACATTGTCTATAAGTAGCATTTCAAAGCACAAATCTTCCACAACGTTTCACAGAACAGCTATCCAAAATGGCGCCCAGTGACTGCCCTCATCTACTACTCCAAGCCATGGCCGGACCACTAGCTGCTGCGACTGCATCCACTGTCACCAACCCCATGGATGTGGTCAGAGCTAGAGTGCAGGTAGAGTGCAACTTCAGCTAAATGCACTAGTGGAATGTAATGGGGTAAAGGGTCTGTTTGGATAGCCACATGTGGCCANACCAAAATGGCATTTGGCCAAACCAGGAACATGATTGCTCAGATCTTTGCGGCCGACGGTTTCCGAGGCTTCTACAGGGGATATGTGGCCTCCCTTCTAACATACATCCCAAATAGCGCGGTCTGGTGGCCTTTTTATCACTTTTACGCAGGTAAAAaggagtgtttgtttacaaggaTATTTATCCAAGGATCGAGTTCCCGGACACAGGTTAAGCCTGGTCCTGGACAAAGCGCTTCATTGAGCTTTGAGTCCTGGATTAAGTTTAATCCGGGAAACCGGCCCTTaatgttattattactattttcttcaAGAAGAGTCGGAGATTAATAATGTCWTATATCTTTATAGTCTATATAGTCAACATACATTGTCTATAAGTAGCATTTCAAAGCACAAATCTTCCACAACGTTTCACAGAACAGCTATCCAAAATGGCGCCCAGTGACTGCCCTCATCTACTACTCCAAGCCATGGCCGGACCACTAGCTGCTGCGACTGCATCCACTGTCACCAACCCCATGGATGTGGTCAGAGCTAGAGTGCAGGTAGAGTGCAACTTCAGCTAAATGCACTAGTGGAATGTAATGGGGTAAAGGGTCTGTTTGGATAGCCACATGTGGCCATCATTGGGGCCACTGTTTTCTCTAACAGATGTTAGTGGCACAGAGTCTAATCAGGGATAGGCAACCCTGGTCKTGGAGTGCCACAGGcacatattattttttttattcaacaaaATCCTGCAGTGGCTGTTGCACTCCACGACCAGAGTTTCCTACCCCGGGTCTAAATCCTGGCATAGCAAATCGAATTTTACACAAAAAAATGAACATGAATAAATACCTTTGTAACAACAGCCTTGTGTGGGTGGCAGGTTGAAGGCAGGACCTCCGTCATCGAGACGTTCAGGCACCTGCTGGCAGAGGAGGGATTCTGGGGGATGACCAAAGGGCTGTCTGCACGCATCATATCCTCCATTCCRACCGCCATCGTTATGGTCGTGGGCTARGAAACCCTCAAGAGAGTGAGCTTGAGACCGGWGCTGGTCGACTCCAGACACTGGTAGAGGACATTAGCAcccaatcccaaatcgaccccTAGCCCAAACCCCCTATGCCCAYGTGAGGGGGTTAGGGGATAGGGTTTACCAATATGGAAATAGCTACAAATTTCTCACTTGAATTTTCACCACATTGTATATACAATCATAGGGGGTAAGGGACACAGATTGATTTGGGATMGGAAATTGTTGTTGTGGCCCTGATTCCAATTTGGCCTCTAGAGCTCCCCTGACCTCACCACTGCATAGGTGATAGCAATAGAGCACAATATTGGCCCAGGGACTGAAATGGAACTGGGCCAACAAGCTCTGCCTGCTTCTATTCCTTAATGGCTTCCTTGTCCTTATCATTTTGTTTGCCTTTTAAACTACTGCTGCCTTTTAGTGGGGATTTTATCTTAAGTTGTAGGTGAATGAAGGGACAGTAGTTTGAGATTTGATGTCATTACAATGTGTAATTTGTGACCGGTGCTGAGCGATTAACRgaaatgttggttatttttcYttttttaaacaactaattgaccaatgtctgttgaattatttgaattccatttactTGTTTTTTTGTCTGAGCGCTATGCACAGTTTTTCTAgcgataaatcagatcaagcccgaactgtgcaatggagttgtagtttccaacaggctaatattctacatagtttagcgcagaaaacacGGTAGtcaactacaatgaccataatccattgcgtgccTACTTGTCTGGTCTGAGACAGAAGAACGAGATCAGGAGGGATAGAAAACAGTGGCATAGTGAGGCATCTACCTGAAAATAAATTATCCAAGATTGATAGTTGGttttcagcagtcataaaagcatgccttgtttactttgaagaactactcaaatagtgattttgtcagacagcatggGCAGCAGCTCTGTAaagatgagatgacttggaatgaaataacgTCATCAAATAGGctgaaaacaaatgaaatattGAATTAAAGTCGTGAATAAATGATgcttaataagtgataagcagtaatgggcagtcactactgTCATGGAACTTTTAATTGTTTTACTCTGTGTTACAGTATTCAAACCACATAATGCGcagtgcatttaatgtaaaaaaattaataattaaataaaactataatttttttaataaccaaactgacctcaaaaagtaatcgctcagcactagttgGTTCCTTCGGTATAAACACTGAACTGATCCATCACTTCTAATGTATTTCTACTGTCTTAGTAATAGGATAGATGCTCTTAAATCTGTTTKTAGCTGCCCTCTGTAGCCTTTATCAGGTTTAGTCCTAGGAGGTAGCAACAGCAAATTGCATACACAAGTTCAGCTCAAACACACAGGACAAAACAACCAATTAGGGCACATGTCCCTCTTCTTCTTTGACTTTTCACTTGCAAAGACCCTCCCTTTAGTCCTCCCAACTAATCTCGTCCACCAGCCAGCTCTTTAGCAATTAAGCTGGGGTCAGACAAGGTTACTCCAGCACAAAATAAAGAAGTCGGTAGAGTCACATTATTAACAGAAATCTAGGCTATGGAGGGTAGATGTAAATGATACAATTATTATATTAGAAGTAGTACATATAACTTTTGGGGTGTTTAGGGcagccatctatttgtgaattAAAAAAGATGTGATGTGACCTGTAAATGATACTGTTAAAGCACATTGTTTCCAATTGTCTTCACCTCAACTCCAATATTCAATAGTTTGACCCTGGTATTTACCATTGCTGCTGTGGCAATATTAGCAATTTTCAACTAATGTTGTACTGAACAATCAAGGTTGTTGGCCAATTGTGAAACGCTAACTGTTGTAGTTTAAAATGTTGAGTAAATGATTTCTGCTGGTTTCAGGGTTGGTACTTTGGGAGGGTTTATTGTTAGTGTGCTGGAACACCAGTGAAGTGCTCTTTAAAGGAAGTCCTGAGATGAGGACTCCAGGCAGAGAACAAGACGTGTCCCTTTGTGATTGTGGCAGTAACTCTGAGTGCAATCTTGTATTAACTTAATCACTTCCAGCTCAAACGTGTGGTTCACAATGTACAGTTTTGTTTGAATTTATCAATATATTATGTCTCAAGAAAATGTTCTGAAGTTATTTGTTgtgaaaaatatttatatttcatatttcatcTGGACAAAAGCAAAGGTTCCAaactatactgaagaaaaatataacgCAAACAATTGAAAAGATTTTTACTGAGtgacatgactggaaatacagtatgcatctgttggttcaCAGAAACTTCACATAATGggtctcacaatgggcctcaggatctcgtcacggtatttctgtgtattcaaattgtcatcgataaaatgcaattgtgttcgttgtccataccttatgcctgcccataccgtaaccccacccccaccatggggcactctgttcataacgttgacatcagctaACTGCTCACCGAcgtgacgccatacacgtggtctgtggttgtgaggccaattggacgtactgccaaattctctaaaacgatgttgaaggtttttggtagagaaattaacattaaagtatctggcaacagctctggtggacattcctgctgtcagcatgccaagtacacactccctcaacttgagacatctgtgacattgtgttgtgtgacaaaatggcacattttatagcagccttttattgtccccggcacaaggtgcacctgtgtaatgatcatgctgtttaatcagcttcatgatatggcacacctgtcaggtggatggattatcttggcaaagcagaaatgctcactaacagggatgtaaagaaatgtgtgcacaacattttaaagaaataagcttttgggcATAtgaaatgggaccaacactttacatgttgcgtttatatttttcttcagtgtagttTACATCTTACTTGCCTTCTAGGTTCATTTATGTACATMAGTATTTCTGTCTCAAATACTCTGTCGTGTATTGGAAAGGGKACTTGTTATGGGCAACAAGGCCACCCTCTTTAGAGGCTTGTTTTGTAAATCCATGCTCCCCTAGGGTGAGTAGGGACTGTAATTTAACAAGCACATTCAAAATATATAGACTACTGCCTGGAATTTTAATAACAAACTTGACCCGAAAAAcaatggtaataaaaaaaaaaaggaatccaGGCAGCATACAGGCTTGTTCTTTAACAAAGTGTGTTCTGTTGTCTACACATGACAACCGAGTGGCTCGTTTAAAACGTCTGCTATGGTCACATCACATGGCTCCAACATAATGGAGATTCACCAGAAACCAACGaaggaaaaaaggagagaaatgggagagaCTAGACTTGCACTAATGAATAGGACCAGGTTTCTTTGATGGTTTGTGTGGCAGTTTTGTTTCACTAACTTGGGTCATTAAAACATCACGATTGGATGGCAGACTCACCTTGGTTATTCTGCTATGACTAAGGTTAAGCATGACAAATGCCCATTAAGAGAATGATAGATGGGTCTTAAGCTAGTCCTTTAGGAGTCCATAGAAAAAGCCCCAGGGCTTTGAAGGGTCCGCATTGGCTAGCAGACATTTTGGGAGAGAGCACAATGCGATTCGCTGCTCTGAATGGCTAATGTCTCCTAGATGTTCTTGTGACTGGGGCCTTAGTATGTCTATTTGGAAGTGACGTTCGACACACAAGGTCATGTATCTGTGTTGCTAGTTATTAGGTGAGATGGATAGGATCCATTAGAAAGGAGTCAGTTTAATTTAAATCCAATATACAGTCTTAGGGGGAAAAGGTGCTATATAgagcccaaaagggttctatcgcTTATTTCATATATTTCGCCCCTTAAGGTGAAGCAAgcggtagaaccctttttgattctttaaaaaaaatgaatgtatGGTTAACTAGTGGcggcagcgttctaaggcactgcatctcagtgctagaggcgtcactgcagaccctggttcgatcccgggacTGTATCACAAACCGGCCGTGatcgagagtcccatagggcggcgcacaattggcccagtgtcgtccggttaggggaggccggggtaggccgccattctaaataagaattgttcttaactgacttgcttgttaaataaaaacatgtcataGTCCAAGTGTGCATACAGATTTCAGGGAGGATGAACATCTTGACTAAGCTGTCACCCATTAATTTGTTTGAAATATTTGTCATTCAAATGTCTATGGATTGTCTCATCACAACCAGCAGAATACTTTCTAAATTAGAAAATGTTTATCAAATCAGTGAATTATCTCTTTAATGTGTTTCTCCCCTCACAGCATGATACTAATAATTAAATAAGTCCACTCACTAAAAAGCTAAAACAAAGCTGCACGAACCTCGTGAAAGGGTCATTCATTCAACGCTTAACACAAAAAATCTAACCATTTCTCTTGATTTTCTTTCCATActtgctctctgtgtgtttcaaagAAAAAACAGCACCCAAAGACAAATCTATTGATTGATGAGACAAACTGTGGTGCACCAGCATGCATAGGGAAATAGATGGGAGCCTTTTTAATGTGACACTTCCTGGAGGGATGACAGAGTGCTCCCGGCTCTGCTCTATACATGAATTATCAACTGCTGTCTGGAAGCCACTTTGTCAAAGAGATTGATGAAGAGCCATCAGAAGAGAACAAATCAGACTTGATGGGAGGGGGAGTGAAGCTATCAGGGCCTTCATTCTGTGTTGGGGGGCTGTGTTGGTGAGTTGGGGGGGGGTGCTTGGGTTGAATTGGACTTAATGGGAAATGTATTGAATGCATGTTTAGTCTGATCCTTAGCTgtagccagggagagagagggcttgTCAATGGGATGAACATTAGATGGACATTCACTCCATCGTTTTATCAATGAAAGATCTTATCACAACGACAATATTGGTTTATATTGGAAGCCATAATTGCATTTAACACTTTATTATATTGCTGTGATGGTGAATCCATGGTTCTTTTCTATGGAATTCATTCCATTTAAATGTCCTATTTGTCCTATTTATATTGCAGGCTTGAAACGAGACCACCTGAACCCCTGCCATCTGTCATTTAAAATGGTCTTTAAGAGGAGGACATTTTACTCACTACaggactagagagagaggagcatgcTGTGAGGGTtattacagaagagagagagagagagaggagcatgcTGTGAGGGGTTAttacagagaagagaaaggagggagggtgaAAGGAGAGCGTAGGGAAGGATAGCGGGACAGTGAGCTGAGAGATACAGAGCATATCAAGAAGGCAGAGAGGAGACCGGTACACGTCGAGCCTTCCCAAGAAAATGACCAATTTCGCAGGCACTTGGAAAATGAGAAGCAGTGAGAATTTTGATGAACTACTCAAAGCACTTGGTAAGATGTCTATAGTTCTTACCTTCTATCATTGAGCTATATGAAGAATAAATACTTAACAATATGCTATCAAAATCCTAACTGTTCTTTCTCTATTGTGTCCGACTACAAACGCATCATTATTTTCGTCTGTGTTCTATTATTTGGGGAaatattctttcaaaaacaataattGGGAGAGGCCACAGGGGTGTGACGTCTTGATCATCAGTTTTAGGATCATCCAGCATGTATTAATCCATTTGAGCTGCGTTTTATGTTGTCATTTGTTGAAATTCCGAAAGTCAACTGAGTTGggcatgtataaaaaaaaaaaatatagaaaatgtaCACAAGGTGCACTATAATACATATTattatacatatacatattacaaATCACTTAAGCTTGATCTTGCGCGTTGTTTCCTGCCATGAATAGTCATCTTTTCAGTGAAAGCAGTGAGGGTGGATCATCCCAAGCTGCACTGTTGAGCCCAGCTGGTGTGGATAGATGAGACAATCCACTGTGTATGTTTTCTCAAATACGTCTCTGTGACTGCACTGAGATCTCACTTAAT from Salvelinus sp. IW2-2015 unplaced genomic scaffold, ASM291031v2 Un_scaffold3360, whole genome shotgun sequence harbors:
- the slc25a44b gene encoding LOW QUALITY PROTEIN: solute carrier family 25 member 44b isoform X1 (The sequence of the model RefSeq protein was modified relative to this genomic sequence to represent the inferred CDS: substituted 1 base at 1 genomic stop codon) is translated as MQQNRNIQIIEWEDLDKRKFYSFGVFMTMTIRATVYPATLIRTRLQVQKGKSLYNGTFDAFFKILRAEGVRGLYRGFMVNTFTLISGQAYITTYELVRKYVSNYSKDNTVKSLVAGGAASLVAQTITVPIDVISQQLMMQGQGKHLTRFRVKLKTEADGKTKMAFGQTRNMIAQIFAADGFRGFYRGYVASLLTYIPNSAVWWPFYHFYAEQLSKMAPSDCPHLLLQAMAGPLAAATASTVTNPMDVVRARVQVEGRTSVIETFRHLLAEEGFWGMTKGLSARIISSIPTAIVMVVGXETLKRVSLRPXLVDSRHW
- the slc25a44b gene encoding LOW QUALITY PROTEIN: solute carrier family 25 member 44b isoform X2 (The sequence of the model RefSeq protein was modified relative to this genomic sequence to represent the inferred CDS: substituted 1 base at 1 genomic stop codon), whose amino-acid sequence is MQQNRNIQIIEWEDLDKRKFYSFGVFMTMTIRATVYPATLIRTRLQVQKGKSLYNGTFDAFFKILRAEGVRGLYRGFMVNTFTLISGQAYITTYELVRKYVSNYSKDNTVKSLVAGGAASLVAQTITVPIDVISQQLMMQGQGKHLTRFRVKLKTEADGKTKMAFGQTRNMIAQIFAADGFRGFYRGYVASLLTYIPNSAVWWPFYHFYAAFQSTNLPQRFTEQLSKMAPSDCPHLLLQAMAGPLAAATASTVTNPMDVVRARVQVEGRTSVIETFRHLLAEEGFWGMTKGLSARIISSIPTAIVMVVGXETLKRVSLRPXLVDSRHW